From one Triticum urartu cultivar G1812 chromosome 3, Tu2.1, whole genome shotgun sequence genomic stretch:
- the LOC125545275 gene encoding probable mannose-1-phosphate guanylyltransferase 3, translating to MKALILVGGFGTRLRPLTLSFPKPLVDFANKPMILHQIEALKDVGVTEVILAINYRPEVMINFLKDFEDKLGITITCSQETEPLGTAGPLALARDKLVDGSGEPFFVLNSDVISEYPFAELIQFHKSHGGEATIMVTKVDEPSKYGVVVTEDTTGVVERFVEKPKIFVGNKINAGIYLLNPSVLDRIELKPTSIEKEVFPRIAADQKLYAMVLPGFWMDIGQPRDYITGLRLYLDSLRKKSAAKLAAGAHVVGNVLVHESAKIGEGCLIGPDVAIGPGCVVEDGVRLSRCTVMRGVRIKKHACISNSIIGWHSTVGQWARIENMTILGEDVHVGDEVYSNGGVVLPHKEIKSSILKPEIVM from the exons ATGAAGGCGCTCATCCTCGTCGGGGGCTTCGGGACCCGCCTCCGGCCTCTCACGCTCAGCTTCCCCAAGCCCCTCGTCGATTTCGCCAACAAGCCCATGATTCTGCACCAG ATTGAAGCCTTGAAAGATGTTGGGGTTACAGAGGTTATTTTAGCCATCAACTACCGCCCAGAG GTCATGATTAATTTCTTGAAGGATTTTGAGGATAAGCTTGGCATCACAATCACATGCTCCCAGGAGACTGAACCCTTGGGAACTGCTGGTCCTCTTGCCCTGGCAAGGGACAAGCTTGTGGATGGATCTGGCGAGCCATTCTTTGTCCTCAACAGTGATGTCATAAGTGAATACCCATTTGCTGAGCTCATACAATTTCACAAGAGCCATGGCGGTGAGGCAACAATTATGGTCACTAAG GTGGATGAACCTTCGAAATATGGTGTTGTGGTTACGGAGGACACAACTGGAGTTGTGGAAAGATTTGTAGAGAAGCCAAAAATATTTGTAGGCAACAAGATCAATGCAGGAATTTACCTGTTAAATCCATCTGTCCTGGACCGCATCGAATTGAAGCCAACTTCAATTGAGAAAGAGGTCTTTCCTCGAATTGCGGCTGATCAAAAGCTGTACGCCATGGTCCTTCCAGGCTTTTGGATGGATATTGGTCAGCCAAGGGACTACATCACTGGCTTGCGTCTTTATCTAGATTCACTCAGGAAGAAGTCAGCTGCCAAGCTGGCTGCCGGAGCACATGTTGTTGGGAACGTCCTGGTGCACGAGAGCGCCAAGATTGGGGAGGGTTGCCTGATTGGTCCTGATGTTGCTATTGGACCTGGATGCGTCGTGGAGGATGGTGTGAGGCTCTCCCGATGCACGGTGATGCGTGGTGTACGCATTAAGAAGCATGCGTGCATCTCAAACAGCATTATTGGCTGGCATTCAACGGTCGGACAATGGGCACGCATAGAGAACATGACTATCCTGGGAGAAGACGTACATGTAGGTGACGAGGTCTACAGCAATGGCGGTGTTGTTCTCCCGCACAAGGAGATCAAGTCAAGCATCCTGAAGCCTGAGATCGTCATGTGA
- the LOC125545276 gene encoding CASP-like protein 5B1 produces the protein MELSGSPGTWSGLSLRLGQFLFAAASVCVMSSAIGFANYTAFCYLIASMGLQALWSLGLACLDGYALRMKKELNSAVLVSLFVVGDWVTSILSFAASCSAGGVVVLFDKDAYFCSRDPHLPCGTFELATAFAFLSWALSATSALVMFWLLLHLD, from the exons ATGGAGCTGTCCGGGAGCCCCGGCACGTGGAGCGGCCTCTCGCTGCGGCTCGGCCAGTTCCTCTTCGCCGCCGCGTCCGTCTGCGTCATGTCCTCCGCGATCGGCTTCGCCAACTACACCGCCTTCTG CTACTTGATTGCATCAATGGGACTACAAGCACTCTGGAGCTTGGGACTTGCGTGTCTTGATGGCTATGCTTTGAGAATGAAAAAGGAACTCAACAGTGCTGTTCTCGTGAGCTTATTTGTTGTTGGAGATTGG GTAACGTCGATCCTGTCGTTCGCCGCTTCATGCTCAGCAGGAGGCGTCGTTGTTCTCttcgacaaggatgcgtacttCTGCAGCAGGGACCCGCATCTCCCCTGTGGGACATTTGAGCTTGCGACCGCGTTTGCATTCCTTTCCTGGGCGCTTAGTGCCACATCTGCCCTTGTGATGTTTtggctcctccttcatcttgattaG